From a single Callospermophilus lateralis isolate mCalLat2 unplaced genomic scaffold, mCalLat2.hap1 Scaffold_1105, whole genome shotgun sequence genomic region:
- the LOC143400314 gene encoding olfactory receptor 2T2-like, with the protein MERGNDTGTGFFLLGLFPGLWHLGTLVTCVLLVYIFAFTGNLVLALLIWADSRLHTPMYILLSQLSLIYLALISTTVPKMAINFFSGKKDISKAACGAQVFFFFALGGGECLLLALMSYDRYVAICSPLRYPAIMNSRVCLQMALVCWGRGALNSLVNTIYTMHFPFCGSREIRHFFCEMPAILKLSCRDTSLYETVVSTICIVFVLLPLGFIVSSYILIFLTVLRMNSPEGRRKALATCSSHLAVVSLYYGPALVIYMTPQSAHTAEQDQGLSMINTIFTPLLNPLIYSLRNKDVLTALRKVVGRRGTLKWT; encoded by the coding sequence ATGGAGAGAGGGAATGACACGGGGACGGGTTTCTTTCTCCTGGGGCTTTTCCCAGGGCTGTGGCACCTCGGCACCCTCGTCACTTGTGTCCTTCTTGTCTATATCTTCGCCTTCACGGGGAACTTGGTCCTGGCACTCTTGATCTGGGCCGACTCTCGCCTCCACACGCCCATGTACATCCTCCTCAGCCAACTCTCTCTCATCTACCTGGCCTTGATCTCCACCACGGTGCCCAAGATGGCCATCAACTTCTTTTCAGGGAAGAAAGACATCTCGAAAGCTGCCTGTGGAGCCcaggttttcttcttctttgcccTTGGTGGTGGCGAGTGCCTGCTGCTGGCCCTCATGTCTTATGACCGCTACGTGGCCATCTGCAGCCCCCTGCGATATCCAGCCATCATGAACTCCAGAGTCTGCCTGCAGATGGCGCTGGTGTGCTGGGGCAGAGGGGCCCTGAATTCCCTGGTCAACACCATCTACACCATGCATTTTCCCTTCTGTGGCTCCAGGGAAATCCGCCACTTTTTCTGTGAGATGCCGGCCATCCTAAAGCTCTCCTGCCGAGACACCTCCCTCTATGAGACAGTGGTGTCCACCATCTGCATCGTGTTTGTGCTTCTCCCCCTGGGATTCATCGTCTCTTCCTACATCCTCATCTTCCTCACCGTCCTGCGGATGAACTCTCCAGAGGGCAGGAGGAAAGCCCTGGCCACCTGCTCCTCTCATCTGGCTGTCGTCAGCCTCTACTATGGGCCAGCCCTGGTCATCTACATGACCCCCCAGTCTGCCCACACTGCAGAGCAGGACCAAGGGCTCTCCATGATCAACACCATCTTCACCCCCCTGCTCAACCCCctcatctacagcctgaggaacaaggaTGTGCTTACTGCACTGAGAAAGGTGGTGGGGCGAAGGGGCACTTTAAAGTGGACATga